A genomic stretch from Microtus pennsylvanicus isolate mMicPen1 chromosome 11, mMicPen1.hap1, whole genome shotgun sequence includes:
- the Cygb gene encoding cytoglobin, which produces MEKVPGDMERERRERSEELSEAERKAVQATWARLYANCEDVGVAILVRFFVNFPSAKQYFSQFRHMEDPLEMERSPQLRKHACRVMGALNTVVENLHDPEKVSSVLALVGKAHALKHKVEPVYFKILSGVILEVIAEEFANDFPPETQKAWAKLRGLIYSHVTAAYKEVGWVQQVPNTTTPPTTLPSSGP; this is translated from the exons ATGGAGAAAGTGCCCGGCGACATGGAGAGAGAGCGCAGGGAGCGGAGCGAGGAGCTGTCCGAGGCGGAGAGGAAGGCGGTGCAGGCTACGTGGGCCCGGCTGTATGCCAACTGCGAGGACGTGGGGGTGGCCATCCTGGTGAG GTTCTTTGTGAACTTCCCGTCAGCCAAGCAGTACTTCAGCCAGTTTAGACACATGGAGGACCCCTTGGAGATGGAGAGGAGTCCCCAGCTGCGGAAGCATGCCTGCCGGGTCATGGGGGCCCTCAACACTGTCGTGGAGAACCTGCATGACCCCGAGAAGGTGTCCTCTGTGCTCGCCCTGGTGGGCAAGGCCCACGCCCTCAAGCACAAGGTGGAACCTGTGTACTTCAAG ATTCTCTCTGGGGTCATTCTGGAGGTGATCGCCGAGGAGTTTGCCAATGACTTCCCTCCTGAGACGCAGAAAGCCTGGGCCAAGCTGCGTGGTCTCATCTACAGCCATGTGACCGCTGCCTACAAGGAAGTGGGCTGGGTACAGCAGGTCCCCAACACCACCAC CCCACCGACCACGCTGCCCTCTTCGGGGCCATAG